A region from the Deinococcus fonticola genome encodes:
- a CDS encoding cation:proton antiporter regulatory subunit, with protein sequence MVKLDETPLPGVGMRYDFDGRYGKRIGVITHRDGRRELFVSRKDDPDATEKSLVLTEEESAVVADLMGGSTVTRRVADSMQDIEGLAMDWLPFDARSPFHGMPLGQTMMRTRTGASIVAIIRDGTPIPAPGPDMRLQAGDTIVVVGTANGVKRAAKLLNGEPIELPEDHPLNAANR encoded by the coding sequence ATGGTCAAACTGGATGAAACCCCCCTGCCTGGCGTGGGCATGCGTTACGACTTCGATGGCCGCTACGGCAAACGCATCGGCGTGATTACGCACCGCGATGGCCGGCGCGAACTGTTCGTGTCGCGCAAGGACGACCCGGACGCCACCGAGAAAAGCCTGGTGCTGACCGAGGAGGAATCCGCCGTGGTCGCCGACCTGATGGGCGGCAGCACCGTCACGCGCCGGGTGGCCGACAGCATGCAGGACATCGAGGGCCTGGCCATGGACTGGCTGCCCTTCGATGCCCGCAGCCCCTTTCACGGCATGCCGCTGGGACAGACCATGATGCGCACCCGCACCGGGGCCAGCATCGTCGCCATCATCCGGGACGGCACACCCATTCCCGCGCCGGGGCCGGACATGCGCCTGCAGGCCGGGGACACCATTGTGGTCGTGGGCACCGCCAACGGGGTCAAACGCGCTGCGAAGCTCCTGAACGGCGAACCCATCGAGTTGCCCGAAGATCACCCCCTCAACGCCGCCAACCGTTAG
- the glyA gene encoding serine hydroxymethyltransferase: MTTADKTRDTALFDLIGQEAQRQRQGLELIASENFTSAAVREAQGSVLTNKYAEGYPGKRWYGGCEVVDMVEQLAIDRVKELFGAQWANVQPHSGSSANLAVYNALVEPGATVLGMDLSHGGHLTHGNKANFSGMRYNVVGYKVNEATERIDMDEVRRLAHEHQPRMIIAGASAYSRSIDFAAFREIADEVGALLFADIAHIAGLIAAGVHPNALPHAHVVASTTHKTLRGPRGGIILTNDPEIAKQLDRTVFPGYQGGPLEHVIAAKAVAFGEALQPEFKVYAQQVIRNAQALAQAFQDRGYRIVSGGTDNHLFLLDLRPQGLNGTKATKLLDPNHITISKSTLPYDTEKTIHGGGIRLGTAAVTTRGLTEKDMPNIADLIDRALKGQDVKEEVHGWMGGFPLP, encoded by the coding sequence ATGACCACCGCCGACAAGACCCGCGACACGGCCCTGTTTGACCTGATTGGGCAAGAAGCCCAGCGCCAGCGCCAGGGGCTAGAACTGATCGCTTCCGAGAACTTCACCAGTGCCGCCGTGCGCGAAGCCCAGGGCAGCGTCCTGACCAACAAGTACGCCGAGGGCTACCCCGGCAAACGCTGGTACGGCGGCTGCGAGGTGGTGGACATGGTCGAGCAACTCGCCATCGACCGCGTCAAGGAACTGTTCGGGGCACAGTGGGCCAACGTGCAGCCGCACAGCGGCAGCAGCGCCAACCTGGCGGTGTACAACGCCCTGGTCGAGCCGGGGGCCACCGTGCTGGGCATGGACCTTTCGCACGGCGGGCACCTGACGCACGGCAACAAGGCCAATTTCAGCGGCATGCGCTACAACGTGGTGGGCTACAAGGTGAACGAGGCCACCGAGCGTATCGACATGGACGAGGTGCGCCGCCTGGCCCACGAGCACCAGCCCCGGATGATCATCGCGGGGGCCAGCGCCTACAGCCGCAGCATCGATTTTGCGGCCTTCCGGGAAATTGCCGACGAGGTGGGCGCCCTGCTGTTCGCGGACATCGCGCACATCGCGGGCCTGATCGCGGCCGGCGTGCACCCCAATGCCCTGCCGCACGCACACGTGGTCGCCAGCACCACCCACAAGACCCTGCGCGGCCCGCGCGGCGGCATCATCCTGACCAACGACCCCGAAATTGCCAAGCAGCTGGACCGCACGGTATTTCCTGGGTATCAGGGCGGCCCCCTCGAGCACGTCATCGCTGCCAAGGCGGTGGCCTTCGGCGAGGCGCTGCAACCCGAATTCAAGGTGTACGCCCAGCAGGTCATCCGCAACGCCCAGGCGCTGGCGCAGGCTTTCCAGGACAGGGGCTACCGGATCGTGTCCGGCGGCACCGACAACCACCTGTTCCTGCTCGACCTGCGCCCCCAGGGCCTGAACGGTACGAAAGCGACCAAACTGCTCGACCCGAACCACATCACCATCTCCAAATCCACCCTGCCCTACGACACCGAGAAGACCATTCACGGCGGCGGCATTCGCCTCGGCACGGCGGCCGTCACCACACGCGGCCTGACCGAAAAGGACATGCCCAACATTGCCGACCTGATCGACCGCGCCCTGAAGGGCCAGGACGTGAAAGAAGAAGTGCACGGCTGGATGGGCGGCTTCCCGCTGCCCTGA
- a CDS encoding ATP-binding protein, whose protein sequence is MMAGNRPMLPDAPLPPSLPDVLAQLTRAGGPGEAAWVTLQAALRGTAAQSGAAYLPGTHGVSADEGRLAAAVPQDTSFRWPDILPKEGEWPADTLVLPLPGADPLLGVLAFRFPEEQPVTAQERAFLQTLALACALACRDTCQPETLPEMQAARFDRLVEASPIGIAVGDLGGQLIQVNDAYLSMLDFTRADFEAGRIDWAHLTPPEYLPGDAAAFERAFQHGSSGFYEKEMLTRQGERLPVGVNLVRYHDTQAQYVVGYVQDLRPQRAHERSLRAYSSTLEQQLQQGSELLAQHVLAQDAFVAFVEATGTETDPLMLARRAAEVLHGTLPQTSVMYFELEGGLWKARVGSPDVPDSALKELQRGLPQDTRSFEVALGSPEVVFTDTWSGGASPLEAAHIYGAAALLALSRRDPPGLLVVGTRGPHAWTEGERATVRGVGRSLGLALERAAATQRLEWQNTELEARTRALEGFTELTRDLALDGDVYALIRRAQELAQSLLPQGFAVYYEPEHDPLRGRLWRLKSQVGSVGNPDLQALLDAGLPFDDTQNLLIPWRSRQPYYQDAYDARQDNLGSDTVGQLQSTATIPMRVAGQVRGIFAFGLNQGRHWRRADKAVLESVAGSLGSAIERVEKTRRLEAERAGLDAFARFTEAVADETDVYALARRAVDVLRATLGPVSVAYFDLEGGHWRAKVCSPGLPRALWDGFQRGVPVQTPSFARAAEARQTLFVSDWAPGREGLAEAAGDGTSGDGAAQDSVADYGAAEYGAAAFHPYFVHGEARGLLAVGTAHAVSWTEREQAIIRATSRSLGLALERSAAAQHLRQQNAELAARTRALEAFAELTRDIDFQSDPYALINRAQQVMLSLTPPGYADYFEVQGGVWHSKARTGERRNPQLQATVDAGLPYDTLNTLRVPYETRQPTYQDTYDQRSDSLGEQVQQVGATAALPVRVDGDVHGVLALGLFEAHTWSASDRAVLETVVRALELALEGAQGVMALRRRTQELERSNQELEQFAYVASHDLQEPLRTVTSFTQLLLRRLDVTDPRAERYAQFIMEGTGRMSRLIQDLLEFSRVATQGREPTRVNTARVLEQVVHDLSVQLGTGRVQVGDLPDVQADGTQVRQLFQNLIGNALKFTSPERPALVQVSARREGHLIEFRVQDNGIGIAPEHFGRIFTIFQRLHHRGEYEGSGIGLSIARRIVERHGGTLWLDSLPGQGTTFFFTLLEAKA, encoded by the coding sequence ATGATGGCCGGCAACCGACCCATGCTGCCTGACGCCCCCCTGCCGCCTTCCCTGCCTGACGTCCTAGCCCAACTGACCCGCGCCGGGGGGCCAGGCGAGGCGGCGTGGGTCACCTTGCAGGCGGCCCTGCGCGGCACAGCGGCGCAGAGCGGAGCGGCGTACCTGCCCGGTACCCATGGGGTCAGCGCCGACGAGGGGCGGCTGGCGGCGGCAGTTCCTCAGGACACCTCTTTCCGCTGGCCGGACATCCTGCCGAAGGAAGGCGAGTGGCCAGCGGACACGCTGGTGTTGCCGCTTCCTGGGGCCGACCCGCTGCTGGGCGTGCTGGCCTTCCGGTTTCCTGAGGAGCAACCAGTCACCGCCCAGGAGCGGGCTTTCCTGCAAACCCTGGCGCTGGCGTGTGCCCTGGCCTGCCGGGACACATGCCAGCCCGAGACCCTGCCCGAAATGCAGGCGGCCCGGTTCGACCGGCTGGTAGAGGCCAGCCCCATCGGCATCGCGGTGGGTGACCTGGGGGGGCAGCTGATCCAGGTGAACGACGCTTACCTGAGCATGCTGGATTTCACACGCGCCGACTTTGAGGCGGGCCGCATCGACTGGGCACACCTGACCCCGCCCGAGTACCTGCCGGGGGACGCGGCGGCGTTCGAGCGGGCGTTCCAGCACGGCAGCTCGGGCTTTTACGAGAAAGAGATGCTGACCCGCCAGGGCGAGCGCCTGCCGGTCGGCGTGAACCTGGTGCGCTACCACGACACGCAGGCGCAGTACGTGGTGGGGTACGTGCAGGACTTGCGGCCCCAGCGCGCCCACGAGCGCAGCCTGCGGGCGTACAGCAGCACCCTGGAACAGCAGTTGCAGCAGGGCAGCGAGTTGCTGGCCCAGCACGTGCTGGCGCAGGACGCTTTCGTGGCGTTCGTGGAGGCCACCGGCACCGAAACCGACCCGCTGATGCTGGCGCGGCGGGCCGCCGAGGTGCTGCACGGCACCCTGCCGCAGACCAGCGTGATGTACTTCGAGCTGGAAGGCGGGCTGTGGAAGGCCAGGGTGGGGTCGCCGGACGTGCCGGACAGCGCCCTGAAAGAGTTGCAGCGGGGGCTGCCGCAGGACACCCGCAGTTTCGAGGTGGCCCTGGGCAGCCCGGAGGTGGTCTTTACCGACACCTGGAGTGGCGGCGCGTCCCCGCTGGAGGCGGCGCACATCTACGGCGCGGCGGCGCTGCTGGCCCTGAGCCGCCGCGACCCGCCCGGGCTGCTGGTGGTGGGCACGCGCGGCCCGCACGCCTGGACCGAGGGGGAACGCGCGACCGTGCGCGGAGTGGGCCGCAGCCTGGGGCTGGCGCTGGAACGCGCGGCGGCCACCCAGCGCCTGGAGTGGCAGAACACTGAACTCGAGGCCCGCACCCGCGCCCTGGAGGGCTTCACCGAACTGACGCGTGACCTGGCGCTCGACGGGGACGTGTACGCCCTGATCCGGCGGGCGCAGGAACTGGCGCAGTCGCTGCTGCCCCAGGGCTTCGCGGTGTACTACGAGCCGGAACATGACCCGCTCCGTGGGCGGCTGTGGCGGCTGAAATCCCAGGTGGGCAGCGTGGGCAACCCGGACTTGCAGGCCCTGCTCGACGCCGGCCTGCCTTTCGACGACACCCAGAACCTCCTGATTCCCTGGCGCAGCCGCCAGCCGTACTACCAGGACGCTTACGACGCCCGCCAGGACAACCTGGGCAGCGACACGGTGGGGCAACTTCAGAGCACGGCCACCATTCCCATGCGGGTGGCCGGGCAGGTCCGCGGCATCTTCGCTTTCGGGTTGAATCAGGGGCGGCACTGGCGGCGGGCCGACAAGGCCGTGCTGGAAAGCGTGGCCGGCAGCCTGGGCAGCGCCATCGAGCGCGTCGAGAAGACCCGCCGGCTGGAGGCCGAACGCGCCGGCCTGGACGCCTTCGCGCGCTTTACCGAGGCGGTGGCCGACGAGACGGACGTGTACGCCCTGGCCCGCCGCGCCGTGGACGTACTGCGGGCCACGCTGGGGCCGGTCAGCGTGGCGTACTTCGACCTGGAAGGCGGGCACTGGCGGGCCAAGGTCTGCTCGCCCGGCCTGCCCCGCGCCCTGTGGGACGGTTTCCAGAGGGGGGTGCCGGTGCAGACCCCCAGTTTTGCCCGCGCTGCCGAGGCCCGGCAGACGCTGTTCGTGTCCGACTGGGCCCCTGGCCGCGAAGGGCTGGCGGAAGCGGCAGGGGACGGCACATCGGGGGACGGGGCAGCACAGGACAGTGTGGCAGACTATGGGGCAGCAGAGTATGGGGCGGCGGCCTTTCACCCTTACTTCGTGCACGGCGAGGCGCGCGGCCTGCTGGCCGTGGGCACGGCGCACGCGGTCAGCTGGACCGAGCGCGAACAGGCCATTATTCGCGCCACCTCGCGCAGCCTGGGGCTGGCCCTGGAACGCAGCGCCGCCGCCCAGCATCTGCGCCAGCAGAACGCCGAACTGGCCGCCCGCACCCGCGCCCTGGAGGCCTTTGCGGAACTGACGCGCGACATCGACTTTCAGAGTGACCCTTACGCCCTGATTAACCGGGCGCAGCAGGTGATGCTGTCCCTCACGCCGCCCGGTTACGCCGATTACTTCGAGGTGCAGGGTGGAGTCTGGCACTCGAAGGCCCGCACCGGGGAACGCCGCAACCCGCAGTTGCAGGCCACCGTGGATGCCGGGCTGCCCTACGACACCCTGAACACCCTGCGCGTGCCCTACGAAACGCGCCAGCCCACCTACCAGGACACCTACGACCAGCGCAGCGACAGCCTGGGGGAGCAGGTGCAGCAGGTGGGGGCCACCGCGGCCCTGCCCGTGCGCGTGGATGGCGACGTTCACGGCGTCCTGGCGCTGGGCCTGTTCGAGGCGCACACCTGGTCGGCCAGCGACCGGGCGGTGCTGGAAACGGTGGTGCGTGCCCTGGAACTGGCCCTGGAAGGTGCGCAGGGGGTCATGGCGCTGCGCCGCCGCACCCAGGAACTGGAACGCAGCAACCAGGAACTCGAGCAGTTTGCCTACGTCGCCAGCCACGACCTTCAGGAGCCGCTGCGCACCGTCACCAGTTTCACGCAGCTGCTGCTGAGGCGCCTGGACGTGACGGATCCGCGCGCCGAGCGCTACGCGCAGTTCATCATGGAAGGCACGGGCCGCATGTCCAGGCTCATTCAGGACCTGCTGGAGTTCTCGCGGGTGGCCACCCAGGGCCGCGAACCCACGCGCGTGAACACCGCCAGGGTGCTGGAACAGGTCGTGCATGACCTGAGCGTGCAACTCGGGACTGGCCGCGTGCAGGTGGGTGACTTGCCCGACGTGCAGGCGGACGGCACGCAGGTGCGGCAACTGTTCCAGAACCTGATCGGCAATGCCCTGAAATTCACCTCGCCGGAGCGCCCGGCCCTGGTGCAGGTCAGCGCCCGGCGCGAAGGCCACCTGATCGAATTCCGGGTGCAGGACAACGGTATCGGGATTGCCCCCGAGCACTTCGGACGGATCTTCACGATTTTCCAGCGGCTGCACCACCGGGGAGAGTACGAGGGCAGCGGCATCGGCCTGTCCATCGCGCGGCGCATCGTGGAGCGGCACGGCGGCACCCTCTGGCTCGACAGCCTGCCGGGGCAGGGCACCACTTTCTTCTTTACCCTGCTCGAGGCCAAGGCGTAA
- the thrC gene encoding threonine synthase gives MKYVSTRGAANLGQFSEVLLMGLAPDGGLAMPEHLPTFSPQELEDLRHLKYADLAFAVMRPFITDIPEADLRRLLRETYRPEVFHSPDITPVTPLGNSGLFLLELSNGPSLAFKDMAMQFLGQVFEYVLEQRDEYLNILGATSGDTGSAAEYAMLNKPRVNVFMLSPHGRMSAFQQAQMFSLQEPNIFNIAVEGVFDDCQDLVKAVNADAGFKATYRIGAVNSINWARVLAQAVYYFRAYFALDLPAGAEVDFCVPSGNFGNVFAGYLAKKMGLPVGQLVVASNENDVLYEFFTTGAYHVRPGEQVAKTSSPSMDIGKASNFERYLYLIAGESGEQVAGWWQAVGRGEVVNLGGTPHWDAVQASGFVAGRSTHADRLRTIEHVDGQYGRLIDPHTADGVLVGQHFQRPGVPMVCLETALPAKFEETVLEAVGRRPERPERFRDIEQQGRHGVVLPNDVQALKTYIREQLEQKI, from the coding sequence ATGAAGTACGTGTCCACGCGCGGTGCGGCCAATCTGGGTCAGTTCTCGGAGGTGCTGCTGATGGGCCTGGCCCCGGACGGCGGGCTGGCGATGCCCGAGCATCTTCCCACCTTCAGCCCGCAGGAGCTGGAGGACTTGCGCCACCTGAAATACGCCGACCTGGCCTTTGCGGTGATGCGCCCGTTCATCACGGACATTCCCGAGGCGGACTTGCGCCGCCTGCTGCGCGAAACCTACCGCCCGGAAGTGTTTCACAGTCCGGACATCACGCCCGTGACGCCACTGGGGAACTCGGGGCTGTTTCTGCTGGAACTGTCGAACGGCCCCTCGCTGGCCTTCAAGGACATGGCCATGCAGTTTCTGGGGCAGGTGTTCGAGTACGTGCTGGAGCAGCGTGACGAATACCTGAACATCCTGGGCGCGACCTCCGGGGACACCGGCAGCGCCGCCGAGTACGCCATGCTGAATAAGCCGCGCGTGAACGTGTTCATGCTCTCGCCGCACGGGCGCATGAGCGCCTTTCAGCAGGCGCAGATGTTCAGCCTCCAGGAGCCGAACATCTTCAACATCGCGGTCGAAGGCGTGTTCGACGACTGCCAGGATCTGGTGAAGGCCGTCAATGCCGACGCCGGATTCAAGGCGACCTACCGCATCGGCGCGGTGAACTCCATCAACTGGGCGCGGGTGCTGGCGCAGGCGGTGTACTACTTCAGGGCCTACTTCGCGCTAGACCTGCCTGCCGGAGCCGAGGTGGACTTCTGCGTTCCCAGCGGCAATTTCGGCAACGTGTTTGCCGGGTATCTGGCAAAAAAGATGGGCCTGCCGGTGGGCCAACTGGTGGTCGCCAGCAACGAGAACGACGTGCTGTACGAATTTTTCACTACCGGCGCGTACCATGTGCGGCCCGGCGAGCAGGTGGCGAAAACCTCCAGCCCCAGCATGGACATCGGCAAGGCCAGCAACTTCGAGCGTTACCTGTACCTGATCGCGGGCGAAAGCGGCGAGCAGGTGGCGGGGTGGTGGCAGGCGGTCGGGCGCGGCGAAGTGGTGAACCTGGGTGGAACGCCCCACTGGGACGCCGTGCAGGCCAGCGGCTTCGTGGCCGGGCGCAGCACCCACGCCGACCGGCTGCGTACCATAGAGCACGTCGACGGGCAGTACGGGCGCCTGATCGATCCGCACACCGCCGACGGCGTGCTGGTGGGGCAGCACTTTCAGCGCCCCGGCGTGCCGATGGTGTGCCTGGAAACCGCGCTGCCCGCCAAATTCGAGGAAACCGTGCTGGAAGCCGTGGGACGCCGGCCGGAGCGTCCCGAACGTTTCCGGGACATCGAGCAACAAGGGCGTCACGGCGTGGTGCTGCCCAACGACGTGCAGGCGCTAAAAACGTATATTCGGGAGCAACTCGAGCAGAAAATCTGA
- a CDS encoding aminotransferase class V-fold PLP-dependent enzyme produces MPALRPDMRPDIDPDGLLEYSVVYTDRSLNHMSAVFKQVMRDLSADLKAVYHADALAIVPGSGTFGMEAVVNQLAQGEHCVVIRNGWFSYRWTQIFERSRVPGSTTVLIAQHQESQTSPFVPFPIEDAVATIRRERPALVFAPHVETSAGLILPEDYLRALADAVHEVGGLLVIDCIASGCVWLDMQALGIDVLLTAPQKGWSSTPCAGIVLLSARALERVNATESVSFSLDLKKWRAVMQAYEEGGAAYHATMPTDGLRQFRDTIREVQAFGLENAKKAQWALGQRVRTLLRDAGFHSVAAPGFEAPGVVVCYTDRDDLHTGKAFAQVGVQIAAGVPLKCDEPAGFKTFRVGLFGLDKLRDVDAAAERFGQALRQVLAAR; encoded by the coding sequence ATGCCCGCACTGCGCCCAGACATGCGCCCCGACATCGACCCTGACGGCCTGCTGGAGTACTCGGTCGTCTACACGGACCGCTCGCTGAACCACATGTCCGCTGTGTTTAAGCAGGTGATGCGCGACCTCTCGGCCGACCTGAAGGCGGTGTACCACGCCGACGCGCTCGCCATCGTGCCGGGTTCCGGCACCTTCGGCATGGAAGCGGTGGTAAACCAGCTGGCGCAGGGCGAACACTGTGTGGTGATTCGCAACGGCTGGTTCAGTTACCGCTGGACGCAGATTTTCGAACGTTCCCGCGTGCCGGGGTCGACCACCGTGCTGATCGCGCAGCATCAGGAAAGCCAGACCAGCCCGTTCGTGCCCTTTCCCATCGAGGACGCCGTGGCGACCATCCGGCGCGAACGGCCCGCGCTGGTGTTCGCGCCGCACGTGGAAACCTCGGCGGGCCTGATCCTGCCTGAAGATTACCTCCGGGCGCTGGCGGACGCCGTGCACGAGGTCGGGGGGCTGCTGGTCATTGACTGCATCGCCTCCGGGTGCGTGTGGCTGGACATGCAGGCGCTGGGCATCGACGTGCTGCTGACCGCGCCGCAGAAGGGCTGGAGCAGCACCCCGTGCGCCGGCATCGTGCTGCTCAGCGCGCGGGCGCTGGAGCGCGTAAACGCCACCGAGTCCGTGAGCTTCAGCCTCGACCTGAAGAAGTGGCGCGCCGTCATGCAGGCCTACGAAGAAGGCGGGGCGGCTTACCACGCCACCATGCCCACCGACGGGCTGCGGCAGTTCCGGGACACCATCCGGGAGGTGCAGGCCTTTGGACTGGAGAACGCGAAAAAAGCCCAGTGGGCACTGGGGCAACGGGTGCGCACCCTGCTGAGGGACGCCGGGTTCCACAGCGTGGCCGCCCCCGGATTCGAGGCCCCCGGCGTGGTCGTGTGCTACACGGACCGGGACGACCTGCACACCGGGAAGGCCTTCGCGCAGGTCGGGGTGCAGATCGCCGCCGGGGTGCCCCTGAAGTGCGACGAACCCGCCGGGTTCAAGACCTTCCGGGTCGGCTTATTCGGCCTGGACAAGCTGAGGGACGTGGACGCCGCCGCAGAGCGCTTCGGGCAGGCGCTGCGGCAGGTGCTGGCCGCCCGTTAA
- a CDS encoding response regulator transcription factor — MIRVVLAEDQALVLGALSALLSLEGDLEVVGTAPDGEAALSRVRELRPDVLVTDIEMPKLSGLDLAAKVKEEGAGVRVIIVTTFGRAGYLRRALDVGASGYLLKDAPASELAEAIRRVHAGGRAIDPHLAAEAWGEQDPLTERERQVLRQAEGGASTAVIAAQLHLSEGTVRNYLSEAISKLGAQTRVEAARSAREKGWL; from the coding sequence CTGATTCGCGTGGTACTGGCCGAGGATCAGGCCCTGGTGCTGGGGGCCCTGTCGGCGCTGCTGTCGCTGGAAGGCGACCTGGAGGTGGTGGGCACCGCGCCAGACGGCGAGGCGGCCCTGAGCCGGGTGCGCGAGTTGCGGCCGGACGTGCTGGTGACCGACATCGAAATGCCGAAACTCTCCGGCCTTGACCTGGCGGCGAAAGTGAAGGAAGAGGGGGCCGGCGTGCGCGTCATCATCGTGACCACCTTCGGGCGGGCCGGCTACCTGCGCCGCGCGCTGGACGTGGGCGCAAGCGGCTACCTGCTGAAAGACGCGCCGGCATCCGAACTCGCGGAGGCCATTCGTCGGGTACACGCGGGCGGGCGGGCCATCGACCCGCACCTGGCCGCCGAGGCCTGGGGGGAGCAAGACCCCCTTACCGAGCGCGAACGCCAGGTGCTGCGCCAGGCCGAGGGTGGAGCCAGCACCGCCGTCATCGCCGCGCAGCTGCACCTCTCGGAGGGCACCGTCCGCAATTACCTGTCCGAGGCCATCAGCAAGCTCGGCGCGCAGACCCGCGTGGAGGCGGCCCGCAGTGCCCGCGAAAAAGGCTGGCTTTAG
- a CDS encoding sensor histidine kinase, producing the protein MTHATPRPFRRPHFWDLFPLIWLIWMIYPIQAFAAQPRPLPHTLLFWGSLLAFSLVYARTFLLDRPDDRWAYAGWLAGAGLWALGWWLYGPSSLSFLIYGASLIGWQRRGSVALLGAGINVLLMLVMIQVIHGQLGDYLFTVFIPVAAYGNYAGYTSLAARRKLAQVQQEKERLAADAERERIARDLHDLLGHTLSVIVLKSELAGKLAAVDPARAAEEIREVERISRGALQEVRSAVRGYRGSGFGAELARAKVALDAAGVKLEVMDSLPELPGMAEPTAAMLLREAVTNIVRHAKASEVRVSLTRTPAGHTLTIHDNGIGGDAPEGTGLNSMRERLRAIGGTLERDGRQGTRLSAHFPAEERAAPTLAEGTLADRKVFS; encoded by the coding sequence ATGACCCATGCCACCCCACGCCCCTTCCGCAGACCGCACTTCTGGGACCTTTTCCCGCTGATCTGGCTGATCTGGATGATCTATCCCATTCAGGCGTTTGCCGCCCAGCCCCGCCCGCTGCCGCACACGCTGCTGTTCTGGGGCAGCCTGCTGGCCTTCTCGCTGGTGTACGCGCGCACCTTCCTGCTGGACAGGCCCGACGACCGCTGGGCCTACGCGGGCTGGCTGGCCGGGGCGGGCCTGTGGGCGCTGGGCTGGTGGCTGTACGGGCCTTCCTCGCTCAGTTTCCTGATCTACGGCGCGAGCCTGATCGGCTGGCAGCGCCGGGGGAGCGTGGCGCTGCTGGGGGCGGGCATCAACGTCCTGCTGATGCTGGTCATGATTCAGGTCATCCACGGGCAACTGGGCGATTACCTGTTCACCGTCTTCATTCCGGTGGCCGCTTACGGCAATTATGCCGGTTACACCAGCCTGGCGGCGCGGCGCAAACTGGCGCAGGTGCAGCAGGAAAAGGAGCGGCTGGCCGCCGACGCCGAACGCGAACGCATCGCCCGCGACCTGCATGACCTGCTGGGCCACACCCTCAGCGTGATCGTGCTGAAAAGCGAACTGGCCGGCAAACTCGCGGCCGTCGACCCGGCCAGAGCCGCCGAGGAAATCCGCGAAGTCGAGCGCATTTCGCGCGGGGCCTTGCAGGAAGTGCGCAGCGCCGTGCGCGGTTACCGGGGCAGCGGCTTCGGGGCCGAGCTGGCCCGCGCCAAGGTCGCGCTGGACGCCGCCGGGGTTAAACTGGAGGTCATGGATTCGCTGCCTGAGCTGCCCGGCATGGCCGAACCCACCGCCGCCATGCTGCTGCGCGAGGCCGTGACGAACATCGTCCGGCACGCGAAGGCCAGCGAGGTTCGGGTCAGCCTGACCCGCACGCCGGCCGGGCACACCCTGACCATCCACGACAACGGAATTGGCGGCGATGCACCCGAGGGCACCGGCCTGAACAGCATGCGCGAACGCCTGCGGGCTATTGGCGGCACGCTGGAACGCGACGGACGGCAGGGCACGCGCCTGAGCGCGCATTTCCCGGCGGAGGAGCGGGCCGCGCCCACGCTGGCAGAAGGCACGCTGGCCGACCGGAAGGTGTTCTCCTGA
- a CDS encoding ABC transporter permease has product MTTPTLSLPAPTSTRRTPLLPALGQLVRAELRRMFRNPMFALGTIGFPILFFGLFGLPNIREVTASGVNVGQLILVNFGAYSLLSLAMFSFGSAVAAERTGGWLRLLRASPLPTLLYFTAKVVAALLFSAMALGALYAFAHFAGGVTLPLGLALTVLVKLLLGMIALIAMGLAVGFLANPQAAQITAQIVAVIMSFASGLFVPLEELPRFVQQLAPFLPAYHLSQLVGGTLLPGHASQAAHWLALAAFTLVFGALAVWGFRKDESREQ; this is encoded by the coding sequence ATGACCACGCCCACCCTGTCCCTGCCTGCCCCCACTTCCACCCGCCGCACGCCCCTGCTGCCCGCGCTGGGGCAACTGGTGCGCGCCGAACTGCGGCGCATGTTCCGGAACCCCATGTTCGCGCTGGGCACCATCGGGTTTCCCATCCTGTTCTTCGGGCTGTTCGGATTGCCGAATATCCGGGAGGTCACGGCGTCCGGCGTGAATGTCGGCCAGCTTATCCTGGTGAATTTCGGGGCGTACTCGCTGCTGTCGCTGGCGATGTTCTCGTTCGGGTCGGCGGTCGCGGCCGAGCGTACCGGCGGCTGGCTGCGGCTGCTGCGGGCCTCGCCGCTGCCGACGCTGCTGTACTTCACGGCCAAGGTTGTGGCGGCGCTGCTGTTCAGTGCCATGGCCCTGGGCGCCCTGTACGCCTTCGCGCACTTCGCGGGCGGGGTGACGCTGCCGCTGGGCCTCGCTCTGACGGTGCTCGTCAAACTCCTGCTGGGCATGATCGCCCTGATCGCTATGGGCCTGGCGGTGGGCTTTCTGGCGAACCCACAGGCGGCGCAGATTACCGCGCAGATCGTGGCCGTGATCATGTCTTTCGCGTCGGGGCTGTTCGTGCCCCTGGAGGAGTTGCCCCGCTTCGTGCAGCAGCTCGCGCCCTTCCTGCCTGCCTATCACCTCAGCCAGCTGGTAGGTGGCACGCTGTTGCCCGGCCACGCCAGCCAGGCCGCGCACTGGCTGGCGCTGGCCGCCTTCACACTGGTCTTCGGGGCGCTGGCGGTGTGGGGCTTCAGGAAAGACGAAAGCCGCGAACAGTAA